In Alistipes sp. ZOR0009, the following are encoded in one genomic region:
- the asnS gene encoding asparagine--tRNA ligase, with amino-acid sequence MQPGGRLKIKDLLRSKEVGSEVTAKGWVRTKRGNKNVAFIALNDGSTINNIQVVVEVSNFDEEMLKLITTGACLRVVGTLVESVGSGQSVEIQAKELEIYGTADPNTYPLQKKGHSLEFLREIAHLRPRTNTFSAVLRIRHAMAFAIHNYFNSKGFFYLHTPIVTGSDAEGAGAMFQVTTLDLNNLPKTEEGKIDYTQDFFGKSTNLTVSGQLEGELGAMALSEIYTFGPTFRAENSNTPRHLAEFWMIEPEMAFYDIVDNMNLAEDFLKSLIQYALDNCMEDLEFLNKMYDEELIDRLKFVVSNDFVRLPYTEAIDILMASGQKFEFPVSWGLDLQSEHERYLVEKHFMKPVILTDYPKEIKAFYMKQNPDGKTVRAMDVLFPKIGEIIGGSQREESLTTLQARIAELEIPEKDMWWYLDTRRFGTAPHSGFGLGFERLLLFVTGMGNIRDVIPFPRTPNNAEF; translated from the coding sequence ATGCAACCCGGAGGAAGACTTAAAATCAAAGACCTGCTCCGCTCCAAGGAAGTTGGAAGCGAAGTGACGGCAAAAGGTTGGGTACGCACAAAGCGTGGCAACAAGAACGTAGCGTTTATTGCATTAAATGATGGTTCTACGATTAATAATATCCAGGTCGTGGTTGAAGTGTCGAATTTTGACGAGGAGATGCTTAAGCTGATTACGACAGGTGCTTGCCTTCGTGTTGTAGGAACTTTAGTAGAATCAGTAGGTTCAGGGCAGAGTGTTGAAATACAGGCAAAAGAACTGGAGATATACGGAACTGCAGATCCCAATACCTACCCATTGCAAAAGAAGGGGCACTCGCTTGAGTTTCTTCGTGAAATAGCTCACCTGCGCCCACGGACTAACACGTTTAGTGCGGTACTTCGTATTCGTCATGCAATGGCGTTTGCTATACATAACTACTTTAACTCCAAAGGATTTTTCTACCTGCACACACCAATTGTAACGGGGTCGGACGCAGAGGGGGCTGGTGCTATGTTTCAGGTTACTACACTCGATTTAAACAATCTTCCTAAGACTGAGGAGGGTAAGATAGATTATACGCAGGATTTCTTTGGAAAATCGACCAACCTAACTGTTTCAGGACAGCTTGAAGGCGAGCTTGGTGCAATGGCGTTGTCGGAGATTTACACCTTCGGTCCAACCTTCCGTGCCGAAAATTCGAATACGCCTCGCCACTTGGCTGAATTCTGGATGATTGAACCAGAAATGGCGTTCTACGATATTGTGGATAACATGAATCTTGCGGAAGATTTCTTAAAGTCGCTTATTCAATATGCGTTGGATAACTGCATGGAAGATCTGGAGTTCTTGAACAAAATGTATGATGAAGAGCTTATTGATCGTTTGAAATTTGTGGTTAGCAACGATTTTGTCCGTTTACCGTATACAGAAGCAATTGATATTTTGATGGCTAGTGGACAGAAGTTTGAATTCCCTGTAAGTTGGGGGCTAGATCTTCAGTCAGAGCATGAGCGTTACCTCGTGGAAAAGCATTTCATGAAACCGGTAATTCTTACCGACTATCCAAAAGAAATCAAAGCGTTCTACATGAAGCAAAATCCAGATGGAAAGACGGTTCGTGCAATGGATGTTCTTTTCCCAAAGATTGGCGAGATTATAGGAGGTTCGCAGCGTGAGGAAAGTTTGACAACACTTCAAGCACGTATTGCTGAGCTCGAAATCCCTGAAAAGGATATGTGGTGGTATTTAGATACCCGCCGTTTTGGAACAGCACCACACTCTGGATTTGGGTTAGGTTTCGAGCGCTTGCTGCTATTTGTTACCGGTATGGGGAATATTCGTGATGTGATTCCATTCCCAAGAACTCCGAATAACGCAGAGTTTTAA